The proteins below are encoded in one region of Prevotella melaninogenica ATCC 25845:
- the rplU gene encoding 50S ribosomal protein L21 yields MYAIVEINGQQFKAEEGKKLFVNHIKDAEEGKAVEFDKVLLVDNNGTVTVGAPTVEGAKVVAEVVAPLVKGDKVVVFKMKRRKDYRKKNGHRSHFTQVEIKSINA; encoded by the coding sequence ATGTACGCAATTGTAGAAATTAACGGTCAGCAGTTCAAGGCTGAGGAGGGCAAGAAGCTCTTCGTAAACCACATCAAAGATGCGGAAGAAGGCAAGGCTGTTGAGTTTGACAAGGTTCTGTTGGTTGATAACAACGGAACAGTCACAGTAGGCGCACCAACTGTTGAGGGCGCAAAGGTAGTAGCTGAGGTAGTAGCTCCTCTCGTAAAAGGCGACAAGGTAGTTGTCTTCAAGATGAAACGTCGTAAGGACTACAGAAAGAAGAACGGTCATCGTTCACACTTCACTCAGGTAGAAATTAAATCAATTAACGCTTAA
- the rpmA gene encoding 50S ribosomal protein L27: MAHKKGVGSSKNGRESASKRLGVKIWGGQKIIAGNIIVRQRGNKHFPGENVAQGKDDTLYALADGVVYFHKGKYNKSTVSVLSEEVYAAKTVKPEA; the protein is encoded by the coding sequence ATGGCACATAAAAAAGGTGTAGGTAGTTCTAAGAACGGTCGCGAATCAGCTTCAAAGCGTTTAGGTGTTAAGATCTGGGGTGGCCAGAAGATTATCGCAGGTAACATTATCGTTCGCCAGCGCGGTAATAAGCACTTCCCAGGCGAGAACGTTGCACAGGGTAAGGACGACACATTGTATGCACTTGCAGACGGTGTTGTTTACTTCCACAAGGGCAAGTACAATAAGAGTACTGTTTCTGTCCTTTCAGAGGAAGTTTACGCTGCTAAGACTGTAAAGCCAGAAGCTTAA